From a region of the Candidatus Abyssobacteria bacterium SURF_5 genome:
- the cyaB gene encoding class IV adenylate cyclase produces MARKIFCFFARRRALCKTARNEVSRNIRMEIEAKIKLKDASKLRSILKNASAEFISKTLEKNWLFDHPERTLAKKDKLLRLRQDRNVYLTFKGPRQQSEYKIRQELHIQFPDAPSARSLLESIGFRQWFYYEKIRETWRLDGCEIVLDELPGLGLFVEIEAASDKEIETVRKRLKLSRDYINATYVELLQNLSQESRKQWQFQFPDNHRSALSASG; encoded by the coding sequence ATGGCCCGCAAAATCTTCTGCTTCTTCGCAAGGCGCAGGGCTTTGTGCAAAACAGCTCGCAATGAAGTCTCAAGAAATATTCGGATGGAAATCGAAGCAAAAATCAAACTGAAAGACGCTTCCAAATTGCGTTCAATCCTGAAGAACGCAAGCGCCGAGTTTATCAGCAAAACGCTTGAAAAAAACTGGCTGTTCGACCACCCCGAGCGGACGCTCGCCAAGAAAGATAAACTGTTGCGGCTGCGACAGGATCGGAACGTCTATCTCACATTCAAGGGTCCGAGACAGCAATCGGAATACAAAATCCGGCAGGAGTTACACATACAGTTTCCCGACGCCCCATCGGCGCGCTCGCTGCTGGAATCCATCGGTTTTCGCCAGTGGTTTTATTATGAAAAGATCAGGGAAACCTGGCGCTTGGACGGATGCGAAATCGTGCTGGATGAGTTGCCCGGGCTGGGACTTTTTGTGGAAATCGAGGCGGCTTCGGATAAGGAGATTGAAACGGTTCGAAAGCGGCTCAAACTCTCGCGTGACTATATCAATGCAACGTACGTCGAACTGCTGCAAAACCTTTCTCAGGAATCGCGAAAACAATG